AGCAGTCATAGGGGATGGGCTATCCGAGAGAGTAGGAGAGCAGGCCTCCCCACAGACACAGGTCCTCCAGACCGCCTCCTTGAAGGATGGCCCAGCCAAGCGGGCAGTGTGGGTGCGCCGGGACCATTCAGAGCCAGAACCTACGACGTCACCTGAGGTCAAGAAGCCCAAGCTAGAGCTGACCAAAGCTGTGGTCGTGGACCTTGGCACAGGCTACTGTAAATGTGGCTTTGCCGGGCTGCCAAAGCCCACCCACAGGATCTCAACCACAGTGGGCAAACCCTACATGGAGACCGCCAAAACCGGTGACAATCGCAAGGAGACATTCGTGGGGCACGAGCTTATCAACCCAGAGGTTCGTCTCAAGCTGATTAACCCTCTGCGACATGGCATCATTGTGGACTGGGATACAGTGCAGGATATCTGGGAGTATCTCTTCCATCAGGAAATGAAGATTGCCCCAGAGGAGCACGCAGTCTTGGTTTCAGATCCAcccctgagcccacacaccaACAGGGAGAAGTATGCCGAGATGCTGTTTGAGACCTTCAAAACACCCGCGATGCACATCGCCTACCAGTCCCGCCTGTCCATGTACTCCTACGGCAGGACCTCCGGCCTGGTGGTGGAGGTCGGCCACGGCGTGTCCTACGTAGTTCCCATCTACGAGGGCTACCCTCTGCCCAGCATCACCGGACGGCTGGACTATGCGGGCTCCGACCTGACAACCTACTTGATGTGCCTGATGAACACTGCAGGGAAACACTTCACCGAGGGCCAGCTGGGCATCGTGGAGGACATCAAGAAGAAATGCTGCTTTGTGGCCCTGGACCCCATTGAAGAGAAGAAAGTCCCAGCTACTGAGCATATGATCCAGTATACCCTGCCAGATGGGCAGGCAATCTACCTGTGCCAGGAAAGGTTCCTCTGCTCGGAGATGTTCTTCAAGCCTTCTCTGATCAAGTCCATGCAGCTGGGCCTCCACACCCAGACGGTGTCCTGCCTCAACAAGTGTGACATCGCCCTCAAACGAGACCTCATGGGCAACATCCTGCTCTGCGGGGGGAGCACTATGCTCAGCGGGTTCCCTAACCGTCTGCAGAAGGAACTGAGCAGCATGTGTCCCAATGACACCCCCCAGGTAAGCGTGCTGCCGGAGAGAGACACGGCAGTGTGGACTGGGGGCTCCATCCTGGCGTCGCTTCAGGGCTTCCAACCGCTGTGGGTCCACCGCTCTGAGTATGAGGAACATGGGCCTTTCTTCCTCTACAGAAGGTGCTTCTGAACTCCAAGGCAGCGTGGTCGCTGTGCCATGCATCGGCTTTGCTGGGTGAGCACGTATCTCACACACAGGGAGCAGTCAGCCCGTTCACTTCTGTAGTATTAAACAACCCTCATGTTTCCTTCCACAGTGTGTTTCTCTTTCCTTACGCATTGAGAACGTCATGCATGAAGCATCTGCCTTAGAATATGCATTTGCCCAAAcaatggtgggggtgggaggagggaaggaagggggaatGATTATGGACCAGAAAGACATGCATTATGTTGATTGCTGAAGTATTTGGGGGAGAAACTGTCTCTACAATTACTCTGTCCCTTATTTTGTGTATTCCCCACTTAAGGTACTATAGTATTGTTAAACTCTGGGAGTGTGATACATTTAATAGAGTAAATGCTGTCGTGGCATTTAAGAATATCCCTTTCAATAAACAGCAACAGGAAGTATGCGGTAATGGTTCAATCTCCCACACAGGAGCAGAGCACGTTTCACACTTGATCAGTACCTCTGAGGGCTCGGAAGAGCTGATGATGTCTGACACCTGCTTTGATTGGACTTTCTTTTAGTCCCAATAGTCACTGATAATGTCTCTATCAGTTCTTACCAAGCCATCATGGTGACTAGCTGCTGAAACCCATGTGTTATGAGCAAGGTATGTGTTATCTTAAGGGAAAAACTCTTCAGGGAATAGGTGCTATATAGACTTCCCCCTTTAAAAACTGGAGGAAGATTTATCTTGGTTTATCAGCACTAAGATCATGAGGGGGCAACCCACAGCCATTCTCCAGACACTTTAAACAGCAGCTACTCATCTCCGACATGACTGGATTCTCCATCAACCCGCAGGGTATACAAGGAGTTTGGAATGGGCTCAGGATAAAGGCTGCCGGTTTTGCAGTGGATGCTGTGGGTTTGTGGGAGGGTCTTCATTCTGGTCACTCTAACCCAACTGAGGAACCAAAGGAACATAAAGACCCTCATGGCCTGGAAGCCCTTCCAGAGCCCAGCATGGTCTGGGGTATTCCTGCAGGCAGTTTATAATTGAACCTTTGATTTTTTAGAACCATCCCCAGTATATTCTCTGCCCTGTCTCCAACACTGCCAGGCAGCATAAAATAGTGGAAAGAACATGGGCTTTGGACTCTGTGGACCGAAACTGTTTTGCTACCAACTGGCTATGCGACCTAagtcttgtttagtcactaagttgtgtccaactccttttcgaccccatagactgtagctcacccgactcctccgttcatgggatttgccagggaaaaatactggggtgagttgctgtgtccttctccagatcttcctgacccagggatcaaacctgcgactcctgcattgcaggtagattctttaccactgagctaccaggaagccctgAGTCTGTTCACCTATAAAACTGAAATCAAACACCTACCTCACATAGCTGATTATgagatataaaacaataaaagtttAGCTTTGAAAAAACTATCAGAGATAAACATTTGAAAACTAGCGTGTGGCCTCCAGGAGGTGATCCTAAGAGTTGTTGGATAGTATTATCTTGTAGATTTCTACCAGTTAAATACAGGAGCCCAAATACCTTACTAGGATCCTGAGCCACACATACACCCAAAGGCGTGCACTATCAAGCATGTGTAGGAGAGCTATGGCATCTCTACCAGGCTCAGGGAGAAGCCCTACAGAGCCATCCTTGTAACCTACAGGTTTGCCTACAGACAGCCTTGAAAGACGCAAATGCCTTACCCTGGAGGCCTGGTGAGTGAACACAGATGGCTGGCACCAGCAAGCTAGAGTAGAGAAGCAAAAATAGCCACAGAAGGGCTTAGTCAGCAAGGGTAAGCCTTACCCTGGAGGATCAGGGCATCAGATGAGTCGCGTACACTGACTTGAGAGAGTCTGCCTTGTTTACCTGCTTCTGCCCAAACCACTACAGTCAACACTCAAAGAACATTCATCAATGGGAAGGTTGAAGTCTGGCTAATTCTTAACCTTTGGACCTCTTTGACAGGGTGGTTAAAGCCTATGGCCCCCTCACAATAATATTCTTTGAACACatcaaataaaatacataggattaTAGAAATACACTATCTTCAGATTCCTTAAGGGTCTGTGAACCCCCCAGTC
Above is a window of Bos indicus isolate NIAB-ARS_2022 breed Sahiwal x Tharparkar chromosome 8, NIAB-ARS_B.indTharparkar_mat_pri_1.0, whole genome shotgun sequence DNA encoding:
- the ACTL7A gene encoding actin-like protein 7A, which gives rise to MALESVWAPQAAVIGDGLSERVGEQASPQTQVLQTASLKDGPAKRAVWVRRDHSEPEPTTSPEVKKPKLELTKAVVVDLGTGYCKCGFAGLPKPTHRISTTVGKPYMETAKTGDNRKETFVGHELINPEVRLKLINPLRHGIIVDWDTVQDIWEYLFHQEMKIAPEEHAVLVSDPPLSPHTNREKYAEMLFETFKTPAMHIAYQSRLSMYSYGRTSGLVVEVGHGVSYVVPIYEGYPLPSITGRLDYAGSDLTTYLMCLMNTAGKHFTEGQLGIVEDIKKKCCFVALDPIEEKKVPATEHMIQYTLPDGQAIYLCQERFLCSEMFFKPSLIKSMQLGLHTQTVSCLNKCDIALKRDLMGNILLCGGSTMLSGFPNRLQKELSSMCPNDTPQVSVLPERDTAVWTGGSILASLQGFQPLWVHRSEYEEHGPFFLYRRCF